In Engraulis encrasicolus isolate BLACKSEA-1 chromosome 24, IST_EnEncr_1.0, whole genome shotgun sequence, a single genomic region encodes these proteins:
- the LOC134441568 gene encoding P2X purinoceptor 7-like yields the protein MEDEVERFSESHGFHPMAYAFEPIVKELRSIATTGHMEAGLGLCESVSGGESRVGNIDWCMCNHCQPLCTSWESKCCLETDLDHLIEGETCITMSQMFSIFCLENDVLEVAMPSLREVRGEPLKLPINSSLYRLMAYRQFTLWARGHLGRRNRMPIPACVVTTIRRLYPSPQYHGFEYSF from the exons ATGGAGGATGAAGTGGAGAGATTTAGCGAATCCCACGGCTTTCACCCAATGGCTTATGCTTTCGAGCCAATAGTGAAGGAACTGCGTAGCATTGCCACTACTGGGCATATGGAAGCAGGACTTGGGCTATGCGAATCGGTTTCGGGAGGTGAGAGCAGGGTGGGCAACATTGACTGGTGCATGTGTAATCATTGCCAGCCCCTGTGCACGTCGTGGGAGTCCAAGTGTTGCCTTGAGACTGATTTGGACCATTTGATCGAGGGTGAGACGTGTATCACCATGTCTCAGATGTTCAGCATCTTCTGCCTTGAAAACGACGTATTGGAAGTGGCGATGCCGTCACTACGAGAGGTACGAGGGGAGCCACTGAAGCTGCCCATCAACAGCAG TCTGTACAGGTTAATGGCATACAGGCAGTTCACTCTCTGGGCAAGAGGACACCTGGGGAGGAGAAACAGGATGCCAATACCAGCCTGCGTTGTAACCACCATACGGCGCCTATACCCATCGCCACAATATCATGGATTTGAATACTCTTTTTAA